A stretch of the Ferrimicrobium sp. genome encodes the following:
- a CDS encoding response regulator transcription factor yields MSPDKERILIAEDEESFIDAMTLGLSREGFEPIVASDGQRALDLFHETNPDCILLDVMLPKISGLDVCRQIRKESKVPIIMVTARATELDTVLGLELGADDYVAKPFRMAELVARIRALLRRTTESAERPRTDEEVLRYQGLTAFVDRHQVVVGENEIKLPPKEFELLILFLRNPGKVLTRDLLVDRVWGHDYYGDTKTLDVHIKRLRTKIEPDPNNPTVLTTIRGVGYRLDLGRE; encoded by the coding sequence ATGAGCCCGGATAAAGAACGCATCCTCATCGCCGAGGATGAGGAGAGTTTCATCGACGCGATGACCCTTGGCCTCAGCCGCGAAGGCTTCGAACCCATCGTCGCCAGCGATGGCCAGCGGGCACTCGATCTCTTCCATGAGACAAACCCTGACTGCATCCTGCTCGATGTGATGCTACCCAAAATCTCCGGTCTCGACGTCTGCCGTCAGATTCGCAAGGAATCCAAGGTGCCGATCATCATGGTCACCGCTCGTGCTACCGAGCTCGACACCGTTCTCGGTCTCGAACTCGGAGCCGATGATTACGTCGCCAAACCATTTCGGATGGCCGAATTAGTCGCCCGTATCCGCGCGCTCTTACGTCGGACCACTGAGAGTGCAGAGCGACCGCGCACCGACGAGGAGGTGCTACGCTACCAGGGACTTACCGCCTTCGTCGATCGACATCAGGTGGTTGTGGGCGAGAACGAGATCAAACTTCCCCCGAAAGAGTTTGAGCTCCTCATCCTCTTCCTCCGTAATCCTGGCAAAGTGCTGACCCGCGATCTGCTTGTTGATCGAGTTTGGGGTCATGATTACTACGGAGACACCAAGACGCTCGACGTTCACATCAAACGCCTGAGAACCAAGATTGAACCCGACCCCAACAATCCCACGGTGTTGACCACCATTCGGGGAGTAGGATATCGGCTTGATCTCGGACGAGAATGA
- a CDS encoding cell wall metabolism sensor histidine kinase WalK — MEDRTSTRVEDAELWSRAAASLSIGVVLVDADYHTVYSDYADKIPTGGFAERILLERAISALKHDARLELYRSQTLEVFGPPKSYFQLVTTPLGSDPHPPFIITVENITERKRLEEVRRDFVANVSHELKTPVGGIVLLADALSQESDPATVLRLSRRILDEGDRLARLVTDLLDLSKLEETELHQIHDVNLNEIASECVDRYRLGAEARGIGLEVTFAPDPPIVSGDRWQLSSALSNLIDNAIKYSEPGTEVRVTIAISADSVEAIIADRGIGIPARDLSRIFERFYRVDADRSRATGGTGLGLSIVRHVIENHQGKIDVTSTEGVGTTFTISLPRVPA, encoded by the coding sequence GTGGAGGACAGAACAAGTACACGCGTCGAGGACGCCGAACTTTGGAGTCGCGCAGCGGCGAGCCTCTCGATCGGTGTGGTGCTCGTCGACGCTGACTACCACACCGTCTACTCCGACTACGCCGATAAAATTCCCACGGGTGGCTTCGCCGAGCGTATACTGCTCGAACGCGCCATCTCTGCTCTGAAACACGATGCTCGCCTTGAGCTCTACCGTTCACAGACCCTTGAGGTCTTTGGCCCTCCAAAGAGCTACTTCCAACTCGTCACCACGCCCCTTGGCAGCGATCCTCACCCTCCCTTTATCATCACCGTTGAGAACATCACCGAACGCAAGCGGCTTGAGGAGGTGCGTCGTGACTTCGTCGCCAACGTCTCCCATGAACTCAAAACCCCAGTCGGTGGTATCGTACTCCTCGCCGATGCCCTCAGCCAGGAGTCCGATCCCGCCACCGTCCTGCGTCTCTCTCGTCGAATCCTCGACGAGGGGGATCGACTCGCCCGCCTCGTCACCGACCTCCTCGACCTCTCAAAGCTTGAGGAGACAGAACTCCACCAGATCCATGATGTCAACCTCAATGAGATCGCCTCAGAGTGCGTGGATCGTTATCGACTCGGAGCAGAGGCGCGTGGGATCGGACTTGAGGTGACCTTTGCACCCGACCCCCCGATTGTGAGTGGCGATCGTTGGCAGCTCAGCTCCGCCCTCTCCAACCTCATCGACAACGCCATCAAGTATTCCGAACCAGGAACCGAGGTGCGAGTCACGATCGCCATCTCAGCCGATAGCGTCGAGGCCATCATCGCTGACCGAGGCATCGGTATTCCTGCTCGCGACCTCTCACGTATTTTCGAGCGCTTTTACCGAGTCGATGCTGATCGCTCTCGCGCAACGGGAGGTACCGGCCTCGGACTCTCTATAGTGAGACATGTGATAGAAAATCATCAAGGCAAGATCGACGTCACCTCCACCGAGGGTGTCGGGACGACGTTTACGATCTCGCTCCCGCGGGTCCCCGCATGA
- a CDS encoding quinone oxidoreductase — MKAVVVESHGGPDQLLVKEIAEPEPKANEIKIRLRAAGVNFIDIYHREGVYPLALPTVLGNEGAGEVIEVGEEVTEFSVGDRVAYTGVLGSFAEHAVVPALRAVKIPNEVSFDQAAAAMLQGMTAQFLADSCFPLKEHQLAVVHAAAGGVGSLLTQLASHKHHATVVATTSTPEKAAQATRNGATHSIDYDHFADLVHELGGADVVYDGVGQATFDRSLASLKPRGMLVLYGAASGQVPPFDLQRLNQAGSVYVTRPSLVHYIATRQELLTRATTLFADIASGMLRVDIGGRYPLDHVGQAQLDLASRNTTGKLIITI; from the coding sequence GTGAAGGCAGTCGTCGTCGAATCACATGGAGGACCCGATCAGCTTCTGGTCAAAGAGATCGCAGAGCCTGAGCCAAAGGCCAACGAGATCAAAATCCGTCTTCGCGCCGCGGGGGTGAATTTTATCGACATCTACCACCGCGAGGGTGTCTATCCGTTGGCACTCCCTACGGTACTCGGCAACGAGGGCGCAGGAGAGGTGATCGAAGTTGGCGAAGAGGTCACGGAGTTCAGCGTGGGTGATCGGGTCGCCTACACCGGAGTGCTTGGGAGCTTCGCCGAACATGCGGTTGTACCCGCCTTGCGAGCCGTGAAGATCCCCAACGAGGTCTCCTTCGACCAGGCAGCCGCCGCCATGCTCCAGGGGATGACGGCCCAGTTTCTCGCCGACAGCTGTTTCCCACTTAAGGAGCATCAGCTTGCCGTTGTCCACGCCGCAGCAGGTGGAGTTGGTTCCCTCCTCACTCAACTCGCCAGTCACAAGCATCACGCGACCGTGGTCGCCACCACCTCCACCCCTGAGAAGGCAGCCCAAGCGACGCGCAATGGCGCCACGCACTCCATCGACTACGATCACTTTGCAGACCTCGTCCATGAGCTCGGAGGCGCTGATGTCGTCTACGATGGCGTTGGGCAGGCGACCTTTGATCGAAGTTTGGCCTCGCTCAAACCTCGCGGCATGTTGGTCCTCTACGGAGCCGCGAGCGGGCAGGTACCACCTTTTGATCTCCAACGCCTGAACCAAGCTGGTTCGGTCTATGTCACGCGACCGTCACTGGTTCACTATATTGCAACCCGTCAAGAGCTGCTCACAAGGGCGACCACCCTGTTCGCTGACATCGCCTCGGGAATGCTACGCGTCGACATTGGCGGCCGTTACCCACTCGACCACGTCGGTCAGGCCCAACTCGACCTCGCCAGTCGGAACACGACCGGCAAGCTCATTATCACCATCTAG
- a CDS encoding FAD-binding oxidoreductase: MKRAVVIGAGIVGLACGWHLQEQGYDVTILDRGADVAEGSSWGNAGWLSPALAIPLNEPSLVTSGLLSLLRSDSPLYVPLRFDPELWRFLVLFASQCTRGAFAQMMDKLAILNARALEAFDQLSLSVEEPTTGAPILAGFRDRREAEGLLSEFALIRDAGGELHYDLLEGKAAEDRSPLFSRAIGCVIDIHDQRYLNPNRYTHALADALRARGATFMMEQEVTRIRGTGREVQVRTRSGLEPIRSDVAVVATGAWVNRLARDLGVHIPVRAGRGYSMICDTEEPATTPIYLPAARVACTPIDGGLRVAGTMEFRRPDDPLDPQRLAAITRSTRDLLTGIDIDHPHDRWVGPRPVSADGLPLIGPTTQPGVYVAAGHGMWGVTQGPITGQLLAQVIDSGEVSPELRPFDPLRSLQRPQVPMIAKWPRLGAKS, encoded by the coding sequence GTGAAACGAGCGGTAGTCATCGGTGCGGGCATCGTGGGCCTCGCGTGTGGGTGGCATCTCCAGGAGCAGGGCTACGACGTAACGATCCTAGACCGCGGCGCTGACGTGGCTGAGGGGTCGAGTTGGGGTAATGCTGGTTGGCTTTCGCCGGCGCTGGCGATTCCCTTGAATGAGCCCTCCCTGGTCACGAGTGGCCTGCTTTCCTTGCTGCGTTCAGATTCACCGCTCTATGTTCCTTTACGGTTCGATCCGGAACTCTGGAGGTTCTTGGTACTTTTTGCCAGTCAGTGCACGCGAGGTGCCTTTGCCCAGATGATGGATAAGCTAGCCATCTTGAATGCTCGTGCGCTGGAGGCCTTCGATCAGCTGAGCCTCTCTGTGGAAGAACCAACGACCGGGGCCCCCATCCTCGCAGGATTTCGAGATCGACGTGAGGCCGAGGGCTTGTTGAGTGAGTTTGCGTTGATCCGAGACGCGGGTGGGGAGTTGCACTACGATCTCCTCGAAGGCAAGGCGGCCGAGGATCGGTCACCACTCTTCTCACGGGCAATCGGTTGTGTCATCGATATCCACGATCAGCGGTATCTGAATCCCAATCGCTATACCCATGCACTTGCGGACGCGCTACGCGCAAGAGGTGCGACCTTCATGATGGAGCAGGAGGTGACCCGGATCAGAGGCACGGGGCGTGAGGTGCAGGTTCGCACGCGCTCGGGTTTAGAGCCGATCCGCTCCGATGTAGCGGTCGTTGCGACGGGAGCCTGGGTCAATCGGCTTGCTCGAGATCTCGGTGTCCACATCCCGGTGCGAGCGGGGAGAGGATATTCGATGATCTGTGATACCGAGGAGCCGGCCACGACACCGATCTATCTTCCAGCGGCACGGGTGGCCTGTACGCCGATCGACGGTGGCCTACGGGTAGCGGGGACGATGGAGTTTCGTCGCCCCGATGACCCACTTGATCCGCAACGGCTCGCAGCGATCACGCGATCGACACGGGATCTGTTGACCGGGATCGATATCGACCATCCCCACGACCGTTGGGTGGGCCCTCGACCGGTAAGCGCTGACGGGCTTCCTCTGATTGGACCCACGACGCAACCGGGGGTCTATGTCGCCGCTGGGCATGGCATGTGGGGAGTGACGCAGGGCCCGATCACGGGTCAACTGTTGGCTCAGGTGATCGACTCGGGTGAAGTGTCGCCGGAGCTGCGTCCCTTCGATCCATTGCGATCCCTACAGCGACCGCAGGTGCCGATGATTGCGAAATGGCCAAGACTTGGTGCAAAATCATAG